Within Nocardia fluminea, the genomic segment CGGTGAAATCGTAGGGATCGCCACCTTTCAGGGTGACGGTGGCCAACGTCTTCCCGGCCGCGTCCTGAGCTTCGGCGACCACCCAGGTGCGGGTGCGACGGCGAGCTTCGGCGTCGGGGCCACCGGTCGAACCCTTGACGATTCGGGCCAAAGCCTCGTCGAGTCCGCGCTTCAGTACAGGCACCTGGGCGACAACCGAGGTCAGTCGTGAGCCGGCGCGCAGCCCCTGGGCCGCGAGCGACGGCAAGCCGAGGAACACATCGACTTCACGCAGGTGTGGGTGGGAGCGAGTCAGCGCGAGATGCTCCGACCCGGGAATCGATGCCCCGGTAAGGCTTTGTCCGGCGACATCGAAGGAACGCACCCGCGCGCCGGTGCGCTCGGTCACCACCTGTCCCGAGCGCAGTGCGAAGCCGGGTTCGAACAGCATCCCCGCCATGGACGCGCGGGTACCACCGCTGGTGCCGGGACTTTTCATGAAGTAGCCGATTTCGGCACGCACCGCGGCGGGAGCCTCACGCAAGGCCAGCCCGGCCGCGAGATTGCCCGGCACGTAGTCGAATCCGAACGCGGTGAGCAGCCCCGCACCTGTCGCACGGGCCTGCTCGTCGTGCTCGAAGACGGTGCGGATGAAGGGTCCTTCGCCGGTGGAGTCGAGGTAGTGCGCGCCTGCGGCGATCGCCGCGGCCAGCGCGGGTCCCCCATGACGCAGGAACGGCCCGACCGTTGTCACCAGGACATCGCCGCGACCGAGCAGGGCGCGCACCGACGCGGGGTCGGTGACGTCCGCAACGGCAGTCTCGCAGCCGCCGAGCTCGGCGCCGAACTTCGCCAGGGCGGCCCCGTTACGTCCCGCCAGCACGGGCGATGCGCCACGCGCGGTGAGGGCTTGCGCCGTCAGACGTCCGGTGTAGCCGGTTGCCCCGAACAGAACGATTTTCGGCATCGCAGGATCTCCTCGTGATTGCGGTATTTCAGGTGAACGTGCAGCTCTCGATCGGCTTGTCGGCGAGGCGATCGAGCAGGTAGGTGATCGCGTTGTCCGGTCCGAATCCGTCGAGCAATTCGGGTCCGAAGTGGTTGGGGATGGTCGCGCCAGAAAGGATCGGGGGCAGGTTGTTGGTGCGGAAAGTGACGGTGGCACCCTTGGCGCACCAATCTTCGGCGAGTTGGCGAGCCTGGCCGTAGGGGACGGTGTCGTCGTTGATGCCGCTGGTGATCAGCACCGGTGCCGAAGGTGCGACGCTGCCGATGCGGAGTTCGGCGAGGGCCGGAGCGGCCTCGGGGATGTCGCGCAGGTGCTCGATCAGGGGGCGGCCGTCGTTGGTGAGCGAGCTGGTCCTGAGGAACGGCTGTTTGGTGATGATGTCGCCGACGCACTCGTTGCTCAGGGTTTCGAGCATGGCTCGTCCGGCCGGGCTGGTCACCCGGTCGACAGCCGCGTTCAGTTCGGGGTAGCGGGCCAGGAGTCCGTTGATGGCGAATCCGATGGCGCCGCCGATGAGGGCGCCGTCGATGCGCGCGAGGATCGCGGCGAGATCGGCGGTGGGTCCACCGGCCCAGGTGCCCTTGAGATTGAGTTCAGGTGCGTAGCTGTCGCGCAGCTCCGCGGCGCCCGCGGTGGCGCCACCGCCCTGGGAATAACCCCAGAGCACGAGCGGTGTTTCCGGTCCGACTCCGCCGAGGGCGTTGGCGGCGCGAGCACCGTCGAGGATGGCGTGCCCACCTTCGATCCGATTGGCGAAGGTATGGATGCCGGGAGTGCCGAGACCGATGTAGTCGGTGACCAGGACACGAGCTCCCAGCGCACTCCAGGCCGCCGAGGACGGCAGTTCCTGGTTGGCCGACAGCGACAGTGACGGATCGGCGGTCAGGGTGAGGCCGGTAGAGAAGGCGATCGACATGGCGCACTGGTCGCCTTGGCCCGCAGTACCGGGCCCGATCACGACGGTCGGGCGCTCCCCCGCGCCCTGCCATGGTCCCTGTGGCTCGATGTAGGTTCCGGTGACCGCGGCGGGAGAGCCGTCCTGATACTGCGTCGTGTACATGACACGCGTGGCCTCGACTGGCCAGCCCGCGGCGGTGGGTAGCGTCGCGAGGATGCTCATCGGTTCGGTCTTCACGATCGTGCCGGGCGTGCTCGAAATCTGCGCGGGCGGCATGTAGAACGCGCTCACCGGAGCCGCGTCCGCCCGAGGTACGCCGATGCCTCCCACTGCTGCGCCGATGGCGGCGACACATGCCGTGGCCACCGTCGCGGCCACCAACCGAACCGAACCGGGCAGCGCATTCGTCTTCGAGCGCAAGCCGTGCTTCCTGTGCAATTCAGATACTCCCCGTGAATTCGATTCGGCACCGTCGCCGAGTGACTCAGGTCTCGATGGACGTACGAGATGATGTTCATCACGTCAACGCGACTGGGGACGGTAACACGGTTACTTATCGGTACGGAAGCCAACAGAGGTCCTGCCGCCGAGCCGCCGGGCGTGGGGCGCTCGCCGCCTTCAGTGCGGGCGGCGCTAGGCCGCGTGGGTGAGTCGCGCGGCCGCCGCACCGACGGTCGGTCCGGCGCTGACCAGGGTCGCCATGAACCGATCCTGTTCTCGCGCACCACGAGTCGCGGCACGGTCGAGCCCGCCGGGTAACAGCCGGGTGGCCGAGCGCGCGACGTTGACGGGGATGCGGATCGCCGGGTACCACGGAACGATCGCCGTCGGCAGCCCGAGCGCACGCATCGTGTCGCGGCCGAGGAAGGTCCCCGTCACCGACAGATGCTGGGCGTAGGCCAAGCGGCGCCGGATCGTGGGCAGCCGGTCGTAATTCCACGACAACGGGTCTCGTGACATCGGCACCGCGAGTTGGCGGGTCGACTCGTCGGGGTCGGCCAAGGCCGAGAGCGTGTGTACCAGCACACGCACCCCGTCGCGGAAGGAGTGCGGCAGCCACTGTTCCTCGACACCGAGCAGCCAGCCGACGTAGCGGACCAGGTGCGCGACAGCGTCGGTTTCGGCGGGGGTGAGCAACAGACCCAGGCCCATCCCGCCGATCGCCGGTGCGATGAAGGCGCCGACCAGCGTCGCCGCCATATCCGTCTGGTTGATGGGCAGGCCCCAGTCCTCGGTCCGCCAATCCGGCATGGCGGCTACGTGTCTGCGGACGAAAGCGTGGATGAGTCGCACCCGGATCGTGGACTGGTAGCCGAGACCCAGCGGGGACAATCCGTCCTCGGACAGGACGTCCATCGCCCACTGCATCGTCTCGGCCCACCGCTGATTGGAGCCCTTCTCCAGTGCTCCCGTACGCAAGAGGGTCTTGTTGAAGCCGGAGAACTGATAGCCGCCGAGCATGGCGACGTCGCGTGCGACGTACATACCGTCGGAACCGCTGGTGCGCAGGACCTTGGCCCCGCGCACGAGTTTGCCGTGATCGACCCATGCCGGAACGGTCTCGACCGCGGCGAAGAACTCGCGCAACGCATCCGGCGCCTCCGGCACAGCGGCGATGCCGTCGGTGAGTGCTCGATCGAAGAGCGGACGCATCTGCTTCGAGCCCGTGGCGACCATCCAGTCCACCAGCCGATCCATCGCGTCGTCACCGACGAGCAGGCCCTCGCCCAGACGCTGCCATTGCTCCGAGTCGGGGCTGTGCACCCCCAGCATCGCCGCGAAGCCGCCGACGAGTGGCGGGACGCGGTGGGGACGATCTGGGTGACGGGTGGGAACGGTGGTCATCGACACTCCTCGTTGAGCGCTTCATTTTGGATAACGACTGATATCCAAAGTAGGTCGACTGCTAAAGTCCTGTCAATGGCGCGTGCAGAGGTGGTCCGGTCCTACCGGGGAATCAGCGCGGCGAATCGACGTGACGAACGCCGCGACAAACTCCTCATCGCGGCTCGCCAGATCTGGGGCGAGGCCGGCGCGAGCGAAGTCACCGTGCGCCGCGTGTGCGCCGCGTCGGGGTTGACCCCGCGCTATTTCTACGAACATTTCGTCACCCGCGACGCGCTGGTTCTCGCCGTCGCCGAACAGGTCAACCAGGAGTTGTTCACCACCCTCGTCGACGCGAGCCAGGCCGAGCCGGGCACCCTCGAACGCAAACTCCTGCGGGCACTGACGACCTACCTCGACACGATCGCCGCCGATCCCAGCATCCACCGCATCCTCACCAGCGATACCCACAGCGTCGCCGGGCTGGAGGAGTTGCGATCCCGTGCCGTCGGCATCGTCACCGACCTGGTGATGCAGTACAGCGCGGAGTTCCTCGACACCCCGACGAATCCGCAACTCCGCCGCCAGGAAGCACTTTTCGTCGTCGGGGGCATCAACCAGCTCGTGGCGACCTGGCTGGACGACCCCGCTCAGCCGACCACCGAAGTAGCGGCCCTCTGCACCGAACTCGCACTGGCCGTGGTGAACCGAGTGCCCTGACAGGCGGTGCACCCGCACAGCTCCACGTCCGGCGAGACGAGCGAGGCCAGCAGCCGAGGAATGCCACTTCGTCGGCGAACCCGAGATCCGCTCCCGATGTAGCAGCGCTAGCTCAGCGACCGATATCCCAGGGACAGACGTCGTCACCGTAGGATTCGCCATGAATCACCTCACCCGTTCCACCGCGACCGCGGTATTACTGCTGAGTGCGATTGTTCTTCTGGGATGCACAACCAGCACCGATCCTCCCGAGCGCGGAGTGCCACCCAGCGCCAGCACCACCAGCCGGGCGACGAGCAACTCCCCCTCCCCCGCATCCTCGGCTCCGCGCTCCCCGGCACCGTTGCCATCGACGACAGTGGCCGTCCCGCCCGGACCCGGACCACTGCCTCTTCCTCCTCCGCGACCCACGACTTCTTCCCGCACACCATCGAGTCCGATCCCGCAGCTGGCGCCAGAATCCGCAACCGGCTGCCACTCCTCCTACCAACCCTGCGTGCCCATTACCAGCGACGTCGATTGCGCGAGCGGCAGCGGCAACGGACCTGCGTACACCGGGCGTGTGCGAGTCGTTGGGCCCGATGTCTACGACCTCGACCGCGACGGCGACGGAATCGGCTGCGAACGCGGGTGAACTCCCACGAATCCGTCGATATGGACGTCGACAGCGGCATGGCCGTTCGAGCCGGTCCTGCGATGGTGGCTTGTTCCCGATCGCACTGTGGACTCGGTGATGATTGTGGAAGCGGGAGTGATAAACACAGCAGGTCCAACCCGGTCCGAGACCGGGTTAGACCTGCTGTTGCTGTGGAGCTAGTAGGGGCCCGACCTCGCTCGAGGTAAGCCTCTCGCCGACGGCTGAGGGTCAGGGGCGTAGGGCGGCGAAGCGTTGCTCGGCTTCGTCGATCAGTGCAATCTGTTCGATGATCTCCCCGGGGCTGGACTCGCCCACCACTTTTTGCAGTAGCGGAGTGTGATCGAGAATGGCATCGCGGAGTCCCCGCAGTGGACGTGGGGTGTGGTGGAACAGTTGCCCGATGTAGTACGCCTGGTTCGACTGCCGCGCAGTGTGCGGTTTACGAGGTTCTTCATACCGTGCCAGGGCTGCTGTCACCGCATCGTGGTCGGTCAAGTCGACAGCAGCCAGGGCGCGGCCGAGGAAGTAGCCGTCCTCGGTGGCCATTCCCGCGCCGTAGGCGGCGTACGGGGAGGTCGGATGGGCGGCGTCACCAGCCAGCGTGACCCGGCCCGAGGACCATGTGTCGATAGGCTTGCGGTCCCGGATCGGCCAGCGCTGCATATTACTCGGGTCTGTCGCATCGATCAGCGTGGTCAGTGGTGCCCCGAACTCGTCAGCCAGTTTCCGCGCTCTGGCCCCGATGTCCTCGGTGAACTCCACGCCGGCGTCGTGGGCCTCGAGTACCCACCACTGGTAGCCGTATTCACCGCGGTGGAGCATGCCGCTCCAGGTGCCTTGGACAGTACGGCTGTGGTTGAGGATGTTCTCGTCGTACTCGACGCCGTCGATCTTTTTCCCGAGGACGAATCCGGCGAGGACGTGCAGATTGTGTTCTCGCTTGGGGGAATCACCCCACAGAGTGCGGCGAATCATGGAATCGATTCCGTCCGCGCCGATCAGTACGTCCGCCTCTTCGATGGCGCCGTCGGACATGTGCAGCCGCACACCGCTGCGATCCTGTTCGAAACTCGTGACGCCGCGGTCGAATTGGATGACACCTTCCGGCAGAGTCGCGAGCATTCGCTGGTAGAGCTCCCGGCGCAGCAGCCCGATATAGCCGCCGTGGTAGTCGCGAACGATATCGGCGGGGAGCTGGATTCGGGCCCGCCGCTTTCCGCGGTGGCTGCGGAACTCGGTGAAGCAGCCGGCGCCGAGGCCCTCGGTGTCGACACCCATCAGCCCGAGCGCTTTGATCGGCCCGGGCCACAGATTGAGGATATTTCCCGCGACCCGCGCATGCGGGTAGCGCTCGAATACGGTGACCTCGTGGCCTGTCTGGCGTACCGACAGTGCGGTGGCCATTCCCGCCGGCCCCCCGCCGATTACCGCAACCCTGCCGTTCTTCGTTGATCGCCGGGTCATCTCTGCCTCTCTTTTCATAACTCCCGACTGATTCCGAAGCTGTTGCAGCGCCTGTGATGTGGGCACATACGGGCAGTATCGGTGACTGCGCGCCGGGGAGTCCGACTGACTGATCGTGGGTCCGCGGCGTGCTCCGCCATCGGAATCCTGGGGGGTGGTCGCACCGGACAGGCCGGCGTTGCAAGCACCATTCGAACCAAACCGAAGTGAACACTTCGGTTACGATCAATCATGTGTGCCGTGTCACCATTTGTCAATGGGCTCCCGCAAATCTCCTGATACGTCTGAACACGACGTGGCATCCTCGCCATTGCCCGAGGCACTCGCGATCAGGCAACCGCGACAGAAGCGCAGCCGCGAAGCATGGCAGCGGGTGCTCGAGGCCGGTATCACGCTGCTGGAGTCTGCGGGCTACGGTGGCTTCACGATCGCCGCGCTCAGTGAAACGTCCGGGATCAACCCGCGGGCCATCTATGAACGCGCATCGAGCAAAGATGCCTTGTTCCTGGCTGTTTACGAGCACAAGATGGCGCAGATGGCGACCGATCGGGACCACTTGTTCAGGGAGGCTCAGGAGCCAGATCTACCGCCGACGCAGGTGATCAGCCGGGCGGTCGCCGCCGTGCTACTGCTTTTCGAGCGCAACGCCGAGTTCCTCCGCCCTGTCATCGCGATCGCGCCCGAGCATCACGTGGTTTTCGAACGGGGCAAACGGCATACCGCCCTGCTCGGGGATATGTTCGTCGCCGCGCTCGGGCGAACCGGACTGCTGAGCGGTGACTCGACACCGGGGTGGCAAGCCTTTCGCGCCGTTTACGCGATAGCCGTGCTACGCACGATGCAGGGTGCTGAGTTCATCAGCCCGGCACCGACACTCGACGCGGAGATCGCGTACTCGACGACAATGGTCGAACAGTATCTCCGAGCGGGGCGGACCGGCGAATGAACTCGGCCGCGTAGCGGTACTCGAATGGCCCTCAGGGCTTCGGTAGCCCGATCCGGACCGGATGAATCGGTCCGGTGTCTTCGTCGCGGATTTCGCGGCAGACCTGCTGGATCGACTCACGGAGCCACGTGTTGGCGGGGTCGGTGGTGTGCAGGGGATGCCAGAACATGGCCTCCACCACCGGTATCTCGAGCTCGGCGACGAATTCCACGACGGTCACCGACAACCCGGTCGCCAATCGGGTGGCCAGCAGCCGTGGGACCAAGGCCACGAGGTCGGTGCCTTCTACGAGGAACGGCAGGATCTGCCAGCCCGATACCCTGGCGGCCACGACGGGGGTGACGCCGGCATCGGCGAGGAACTGCATGGGCGGTGTCGTCACACCGGGGCCGAATTCACCGGCGGCGTGTGGTGCGGCGGCGAGATCGGCGAGAGTCAGCTCGGCGCGATCGAGCAATGGGTTGCCGCTGTCCATGACGGCGACGAACTCGTCGCGGAACAACTGGCGGTAGCTGCCGCCGAAATCGAATCCCATCGGGCCGACGACCACATCCACCTGACCGAATGCCTCGAGGCCGGGGTCGATCCCGGCGGTACGGACGATATCCACCGATACGTGGGGTGCATGCTGGGTGATCAGCTTGCGCAACGGCCGGACTACGACCGTGGTCGCGTAGTCGGAGGCGGCGAGGACGAAGGTGCGGTCGGTGTCGGCGGGATCGAACTCCGACCGCATCTGCATCGCGTCCTGGACCCGCGCCACGGCCTCCTGGACGGCCGGGGCGAGACTGCGCGCGAACGCGGTCAAGGCGTATTCCCGTCCGGCGCGGACCAGGAGTTCGTCGTCGAAATGGCGGCGCAGCCGGGCCAGTGCGGCGCTCATCGCCGATTGGCTCAGGTGCACGCGTTCGGCCGCTCGGGATACGTTGCGCAATTCGAGCAACGCCTGCAGATGTGGCAGCAGGTTCAGGTCGACTTCCTTCACCGGCACTCCTTCGCCCTGGCCACTGTCCCGCGTGCCCTGTCCTTTCGAAACCCTACGTGAGCAGGTCCTGCCGGTCGGCGATGTCGGGGAGCAGTGCCGCGGCGTTGCCGGACAGTACGGCCCGGACGACCTCTTCGGGCAGGCCTGCGGCGCGAACTGCGGCGACGGGGTCGTCGGTTCCCATATCGAAGGGAAAATCCGAACCGAGCAGCACACGCGTGGGCCCGGCTACTCTGATCAGCTCCGCGAGCTGATCACTGTCGTGGGTGAGCGAGTCGAACCAGAGCCGCCGCATATACGTCGACGGGAGATGCCGGCACCCATGGGCTTCGGGGCGTACCCGCCAGGCATGGTCGGAGCGCCCCATGATCGTTGGAAGGTACCCACCGCCATGTGCTGCGACCACGCGCAGGCCGGGGTAGCGGTCGAGAACCCCGCCGAAGATCAAGTGGGACAGTGCAATGGCATTCTCAGCGGGTTGCGACACGGTGTTGGCCAGGTAGAACCGATTCAGTCGTTCGTCGACTGAGCACCCGAACGGATGTAGGAACACGACGGCGCCCGCCTTCTCGGCGGCCGCCCAGAACGGGTTGAGCGCCGGATCCGACAGCTCCACAGTGTTCGCCTGGCCGCCGGAGGCGGAGGCGCCGAAGGACCCGATTTCCACGCCACGCAATCCGCGGCCGAGGGCGTCGTCGAGGGCAGCAACCATCTGTTGGGGATGCTGTAGCGGGGCGACACCGAGTCCGAGGAGTCGGTCGGGGGCGCGGCCGACCAGCTCACCGATTGCCGCATTCACTCGCTTGGCGACCTCGAGCGCATCGTCGGGTCGGAGGAACGGGTAGTAGTGCGACGGCGACGGGGATACCAACTGGAGGTCGACCTCGGCGGTATCCATCGCGGTCAGGCGGGCGGGCAGGTCAGTCAGCAGTTGCCAGCGTTCGCCGATCATGCGGCCCGAGACGGCGAGGGACTCGTGTCCGTTGCGGCGGGCATCGAGATCTTTGGCGGCGGCGAGGCCCTCGGGGTCGAGTTCGCCGACGTAGGCTTCGACGTCGGGCAGCAGAGCGTGCGCGTGCACGTCGACAATCTGGTCCGTCACGCCGGTTCCTTCACCATGTGGGCGACACGCTGAATGACTT encodes:
- a CDS encoding saccharopine dehydrogenase family protein; this encodes MPKIVLFGATGYTGRLTAQALTARGASPVLAGRNGAALAKFGAELGGCETAVADVTDPASVRALLGRGDVLVTTVGPFLRHGGPALAAAIAAGAHYLDSTGEGPFIRTVFEHDEQARATGAGLLTAFGFDYVPGNLAAGLALREAPAAVRAEIGYFMKSPGTSGGTRASMAGMLFEPGFALRSGQVVTERTGARVRSFDVAGQSLTGASIPGSEHLALTRSHPHLREVDVFLGLPSLAAQGLRAGSRLTSVVAQVPVLKRGLDEALARIVKGSTGGPDAEARRRTRTWVVAEAQDAAGKTLATVTLKGGDPYDFTAAILAWAADTALGGGLLGSGALGPVDAFGLDALHTAARDAGWSSHPGFSISPKTT
- a CDS encoding lipase family protein: MPGSVRLVAATVATACVAAIGAAVGGIGVPRADAAPVSAFYMPPAQISSTPGTIVKTEPMSILATLPTAAGWPVEATRVMYTTQYQDGSPAAVTGTYIEPQGPWQGAGERPTVVIGPGTAGQGDQCAMSIAFSTGLTLTADPSLSLSANQELPSSAAWSALGARVLVTDYIGLGTPGIHTFANRIEGGHAILDGARAANALGGVGPETPLVLWGYSQGGGATAGAAELRDSYAPELNLKGTWAGGPTADLAAILARIDGALIGGAIGFAINGLLARYPELNAAVDRVTSPAGRAMLETLSNECVGDIITKQPFLRTSSLTNDGRPLIEHLRDIPEAAPALAELRIGSVAPSAPVLITSGINDDTVPYGQARQLAEDWCAKGATVTFRTNNLPPILSGATIPNHFGPELLDGFGPDNAITYLLDRLADKPIESCTFT
- a CDS encoding oxygenase MpaB family protein — encoded protein: MTTVPTRHPDRPHRVPPLVGGFAAMLGVHSPDSEQWQRLGEGLLVGDDAMDRLVDWMVATGSKQMRPLFDRALTDGIAAVPEAPDALREFFAAVETVPAWVDHGKLVRGAKVLRTSGSDGMYVARDVAMLGGYQFSGFNKTLLRTGALEKGSNQRWAETMQWAMDVLSEDGLSPLGLGYQSTIRVRLIHAFVRRHVAAMPDWRTEDWGLPINQTDMAATLVGAFIAPAIGGMGLGLLLTPAETDAVAHLVRYVGWLLGVEEQWLPHSFRDGVRVLVHTLSALADPDESTRQLAVPMSRDPLSWNYDRLPTIRRRLAYAQHLSVTGTFLGRDTMRALGLPTAIVPWYPAIRIPVNVARSATRLLPGGLDRAATRGAREQDRFMATLVSAGPTVGAAAARLTHAA
- a CDS encoding TetR/AcrR family transcriptional regulator — protein: MARAEVVRSYRGISAANRRDERRDKLLIAARQIWGEAGASEVTVRRVCAASGLTPRYFYEHFVTRDALVLAVAEQVNQELFTTLVDASQAEPGTLERKLLRALTTYLDTIAADPSIHRILTSDTHSVAGLEELRSRAVGIVTDLVMQYSAEFLDTPTNPQLRRQEALFVVGGINQLVATWLDDPAQPTTEVAALCTELALAVVNRVP
- a CDS encoding FAD-dependent oxidoreductase → MKREAEMTRRSTKNGRVAVIGGGPAGMATALSVRQTGHEVTVFERYPHARVAGNILNLWPGPIKALGLMGVDTEGLGAGCFTEFRSHRGKRRARIQLPADIVRDYHGGYIGLLRRELYQRMLATLPEGVIQFDRGVTSFEQDRSGVRLHMSDGAIEEADVLIGADGIDSMIRRTLWGDSPKREHNLHVLAGFVLGKKIDGVEYDENILNHSRTVQGTWSGMLHRGEYGYQWWVLEAHDAGVEFTEDIGARARKLADEFGAPLTTLIDATDPSNMQRWPIRDRKPIDTWSSGRVTLAGDAAHPTSPYAAYGAGMATEDGYFLGRALAAVDLTDHDAVTAALARYEEPRKPHTARQSNQAYYIGQLFHHTPRPLRGLRDAILDHTPLLQKVVGESSPGEIIEQIALIDEAEQRFAALRP
- a CDS encoding TetR/AcrR family transcriptional regulator, which codes for MGSRKSPDTSEHDVASSPLPEALAIRQPRQKRSREAWQRVLEAGITLLESAGYGGFTIAALSETSGINPRAIYERASSKDALFLAVYEHKMAQMATDRDHLFREAQEPDLPPTQVISRAVAAVLLLFERNAEFLRPVIAIAPEHHVVFERGKRHTALLGDMFVAALGRTGLLSGDSTPGWQAFRAVYAIAVLRTMQGAEFISPAPTLDAEIAYSTTMVEQYLRAGRTGE
- a CDS encoding LysR family transcriptional regulator, which codes for MKEVDLNLLPHLQALLELRNVSRAAERVHLSQSAMSAALARLRRHFDDELLVRAGREYALTAFARSLAPAVQEAVARVQDAMQMRSEFDPADTDRTFVLAASDYATTVVVRPLRKLITQHAPHVSVDIVRTAGIDPGLEAFGQVDVVVGPMGFDFGGSYRQLFRDEFVAVMDSGNPLLDRAELTLADLAAAPHAAGEFGPGVTTPPMQFLADAGVTPVVAARVSGWQILPFLVEGTDLVALVPRLLATRLATGLSVTVVEFVAELEIPVVEAMFWHPLHTTDPANTWLRESIQQVCREIRDEDTGPIHPVRIGLPKP
- a CDS encoding amidohydrolase family protein; protein product: MTDQIVDVHAHALLPDVEAYVGELDPEGLAAAKDLDARRNGHESLAVSGRMIGERWQLLTDLPARLTAMDTAEVDLQLVSPSPSHYYPFLRPDDALEVAKRVNAAIGELVGRAPDRLLGLGVAPLQHPQQMVAALDDALGRGLRGVEIGSFGASASGGQANTVELSDPALNPFWAAAEKAGAVVFLHPFGCSVDERLNRFYLANTVSQPAENAIALSHLIFGGVLDRYPGLRVVAAHGGGYLPTIMGRSDHAWRVRPEAHGCRHLPSTYMRRLWFDSLTHDSDQLAELIRVAGPTRVLLGSDFPFDMGTDDPVAAVRAAGLPEEVVRAVLSGNAAALLPDIADRQDLLT